TGAGGGAGCCTTCGCGAAGTTTAACAATTGTTCATGAAACTATAGATTGGTCTACTGGGGTGTCGGTACAATCATGCTCGTTCGTATGCTGATGAAAGGAAAAGAATATCGCTCGATAGAGCCGAGAAAAGCCGCCTTCCGGTATGCTTGACTTCGTTACGACATTGAGTTGCCGCCGTCGTTGGTTTAGACAGGAAGACCAGACAAAGACGCGGCGCTCAAGAGTGATCGGCCATGCGCGTTGCGGTGCCGGCTCTGTCTTGTCTGAGCGAGCCTCTCCTGTGACGCGGCCCTTGGGCCGGAAAGGCGGATGTCATGCCCGGCCTCGGCCACCTGTGTTACCTCGACGGACGGCGCGGCCGTCTGTCCTATCTGATCGCCCTAACCACGATCGCCGGCCTCGCCGCGGTGGGTGTCACGATCATCCGCGAGCATTCGCTCCTGATCGAGGAGCCGGCGCTGCATGCGGGCCTGCTCGCCGGCTGGACCCTGCTCGTCCTGATCCTCGCGCACGTCGTCCTGATGCAGCGCTTTCACGACATGGACGTCGACGGTCGCGGGCCGAGCGCGCTCGCCCTTGCCTCGGCCCTGTGCCTGGCGTTCGGCCTCGCTGGCGTGCCCTATGTCATGATCGGCGGACTGCCCGCGGTCGCGATCGGCCTGATCGCGCTCTGCAAGGCCGGCACGATCGGCCCCAATCGGTTCGACCGGCCGCCGGGCCGGATCACGGCTCGGCGTGACGCCCGCTCGAAGCCCGAAGGGTTGGGCGCCGTCTGAGTCCGCCCGGCTTCCGCCGGGCGCTCCCGCTCGATCGGGGTCTTCCGCTCGTCGCCGTCTTGGCCGAGACTGCCGGAGAGGCAAGCCACGCGGCACGGGTGGGGGACGAGGATGGGCTGGATCGGACGGATGTTCACCTTTCAAGGCCGGCGCGGCCGCCTGTCCTATCTCGGCGCCTGCATCCTGCTGGGCGTCGCGTTCGCGGTGGTCTACCTCGCTCCTTACGCCGCCGGCATCATCGACGACCCCTCGGTCTGGCAGACGGAGACGACCGACAGCAGCGCCCGGGTCGACGCCGCGATCGACCTGCCGGAGGAGAGCGGCGCCAGCTGGCTCTGGGGCACGCTGTTGTCGCTCGCCTTCCTGGTACCCTCGCTCTCGGTCCTGGCGCAGCGCTATCACGACATGAACATCTCCGGCATCTGGCCGGGGGTCGTCTCGGGGGCGGCCGGCCTGCACGGCATCTTCTTCACCGATCCGGACGCGCTCTCGATGGACGCGCTGCCGGTCGGCGTCGGCGGGTACGCCCTGGCCGCACTCCTGTTCGCGTCCTTCGTCGTCGGCCTGATAGCACTGCTCATCCCCGGCACGAGGGAGCCGAACGACTTCGGCGAGACCGCCTGATCATGGACGCACCCCTCGTCCGCATGACCGGCATCCGCAAGAGCTTCGGCACGATCGAGGCCCTGCGCGGGGTCGACCTGACCCTGGGCGCCGGCGAGGTGCTGGGCCTGGTCGGCGACAACGCCGCCGGCAAGTCGACGCTCACCAAGATCCTGGCGGGCGCACTCAGCCCCGACGCGGGCGTGATCGCGATCGAGGGCGAGGCGGTCGCCTTCGCCAGCCCGGCCGAGGCGCGGGCGCGCCGGATCGAGATGGTCTACCAGGACCTGGCCTTGTGCGATTCCATCGACGTCGCCGGCAATCTGTTCCTGGGACGCGAGCCGGTGCGCCGCGTGGCGGGCCTTCGCCTGCTCGATTCGCGCCGGATGCACGAGGAGGCGGCCGCCATGCTGGGCGGGCTCGACATCCGCGTGCCGAACCTGCGGGCGCTCGCCGGCAACCTGTCGGGCGGGCAGCGCCAGTCGATCGCGATCGGCCGCGCCGCCTCGTTCGAGCCCAGGGTGCTGATCATGGACGAGCCGACCTCGGCCCTGGCGGTCGCCGAGGTCGAGGCGGTGCTGCGCCTGATCCGCCGTCTCAAGGACAAGGGTGTCGGCATCATCCTGATCACCCACCGGCTGCAGGACCTGTTCCGCGTCTGCGACCGGATCGCGGTGATGTACGAGGGCCGCAACGTCGCCGAGCGCCGGATCGCCGAGACCGATCTCGAGGACGTGGTCCAGCTGATCGTCGGCGAGAAGGCGGCGGCGCTGCGCGCATCTTGACTTCACGCGCCGCCGCCGCCAGTGCTGGACGGCGAGACCGCAGCGGATCGATCGAGCCAGTGGCAAGCAGCAGCGAGGCATCCGGCCAGGCGCGGCGCAAGAGCGCCGGGCGGGTGCAGGAGTTCCTGATCACCGAGGCTCCGGTGCTCAGCATCGCCTGCTTCTTCCTGGTCGTCGTGCTCGTGTTCGCCTCGATCACCGACGCCTTCCTGTCCCAGGTCAACCTGCTGAACCTGCTCCGCCAAGCGGCGCCGACCCTGATCGTCGCCGTCGCGATGACCCTGGTGATCACGACCGGCGGCATCGACCTCTCGGTCGGCTCGACCCTGGCGCTGACCGGCGCGCTCGCGGCGACGGCGATCGCCGCCGGCATCCCCTGGCTCCTGGTCCTGCCGGCCATGCTGGCGCTGGGCGCGGCGATCGGCGGGCTGAACGGCTACTTCACCGCCTATGCCGGCATTCCCGCCTTCATCGTCACGCTCGCCTCGCTCAGCGTCGTGCGCGGCACGGCGTTGCTGCTCACCCAGGGCTACTCGATCCCGATCCCGTCCGACATCGGCTTCGTCTGGCTGGGCCGCGGCTGGCTGCTCGGCCTGCCCGTGCCGGCCATCCTGGCGGTCCTCGTCGTGCTCGCCGGCTGGCTCGTCCTGACCCGGACCCGCTACGGCCGCTACGTCACCGGCGTCGGCGCCAACGCCGAGGCCGTGCGCCGCGCCGGCGTCGATGTCCGGCGCATCGTCCTCTCGGTCTATGTCCTGACGGGCCTGGCCGGCGCCGCGGCCGGCCTGCTGATCGCGGCGCGGCTGGGCAGCGGCTCGTCCAACCAGGCGGTCGGCTTCGAGCTCGAGGTGATCGCCGCCGTCGTCCTGGGCGGCACCAGCCTGTTCGGCGGGCGCGGCACCGTCCTGGGCACGGTGCTGGGCGCGCTCACCATCGCCGTGATCGGCAACGGCCTGATCCTCGCCCGCATCTCGCCCTTCTTCACCCAGATCGTCACCGGCGCCATCATCCTGGCGGCGATCTGGTTCAACACCCGCCTGCTCGCGCGGGCCCGCACGCTGCGCGTCCGCTGACGGCCCGGCAAGGGAACCAAGCCCGTGGAACGAAGCGAAGCCGCGACCGACACCGACCGGGTCATGACCGTGCAGGGCCCGGTCGGCATCGACGAGCTCGGCGTCACGCTGATGCACGAGCACATCCTGAACGACGTGCGCTCCTGGTGGCACGAGCCGACGACGGAATCGCGCCGCCCTCTCGCCGAGGGGCCGGTGCGGCCGCAGATCCTGGGCGAACTGCGCATGGATCCCTTCGTCAACAAGCACAATTTGGCGCTCGACGACGAGGATCTCGCGATCGAGGAGCTTCTGGCCTTCGTCGGCGAGGGCGGGCGTACGGTGGTCGATCCGACCTGCCGCGGCATCGGTCGCGACCCCGTCGCGCTCACACGCATCGCCAAGGCGACGGGCCTGCAGATCGTCATGGGCGCCGGCCACTATCTCGAGGGCTCGCATCCCGACGAGGTCAAGCTCATGGACGCGGGCGCCATCGCCGACCAGCTGGTCCGCGAGGCGACCCGGGGCGTCGATGACGGTCCCTCCCGGA
Above is a genomic segment from Geminicoccaceae bacterium SCSIO 64248 containing:
- a CDS encoding DUF805 domain-containing protein, with product MPGLGHLCYLDGRRGRLSYLIALTTIAGLAAVGVTIIREHSLLIEEPALHAGLLAGWTLLVLILAHVVLMQRFHDMDVDGRGPSALALASALCLAFGLAGVPYVMIGGLPAVAIGLIALCKAGTIGPNRFDRPPGRITARRDARSKPEGLGAV
- a CDS encoding DUF805 domain-containing protein; this translates as MFTFQGRRGRLSYLGACILLGVAFAVVYLAPYAAGIIDDPSVWQTETTDSSARVDAAIDLPEESGASWLWGTLLSLAFLVPSLSVLAQRYHDMNISGIWPGVVSGAAGLHGIFFTDPDALSMDALPVGVGGYALAALLFASFVVGLIALLIPGTREPNDFGETA
- a CDS encoding ATP-binding cassette domain-containing protein, with amino-acid sequence MDAPLVRMTGIRKSFGTIEALRGVDLTLGAGEVLGLVGDNAAGKSTLTKILAGALSPDAGVIAIEGEAVAFASPAEARARRIEMVYQDLALCDSIDVAGNLFLGREPVRRVAGLRLLDSRRMHEEAAAMLGGLDIRVPNLRALAGNLSGGQRQSIAIGRAASFEPRVLIMDEPTSALAVAEVEAVLRLIRRLKDKGVGIILITHRLQDLFRVCDRIAVMYEGRNVAERRIAETDLEDVVQLIVGEKAAALRAS
- a CDS encoding ABC transporter permease, yielding MASSSEASGQARRKSAGRVQEFLITEAPVLSIACFFLVVVLVFASITDAFLSQVNLLNLLRQAAPTLIVAVAMTLVITTGGIDLSVGSTLALTGALAATAIAAGIPWLLVLPAMLALGAAIGGLNGYFTAYAGIPAFIVTLASLSVVRGTALLLTQGYSIPIPSDIGFVWLGRGWLLGLPVPAILAVLVVLAGWLVLTRTRYGRYVTGVGANAEAVRRAGVDVRRIVLSVYVLTGLAGAAAGLLIAARLGSGSSNQAVGFELEVIAAVVLGGTSLFGGRGTVLGTVLGALTIAVIGNGLILARISPFFTQIVTGAIILAAIWFNTRLLARARTLRVR